In Acanthochromis polyacanthus isolate Apoly-LR-REF ecotype Palm Island chromosome 15, KAUST_Apoly_ChrSc, whole genome shotgun sequence, a single genomic region encodes these proteins:
- the kif16bb gene encoding kinesin-like protein KIF16B isoform X2, with translation MSSVRVAVRVRPLNKREKQLSSKVIVHIKGNTTTIRKPPPVRLDQLKDSVKTFSFDFSYDSSDRGRPTFASQKKIFQDLGTDVLKAAFDGFNACVFAYGQTGSGKSYTMMGHKEDKGLIPWICEGLFTERAHRCKSDGVSFHTEVSYLEIYNEHVQDLLRKRTPPTDGGGLRVREHPRDGPYVENLSKHLVHNHSDLEDLIVLGNANRTTASTGMNDYSSRSHAIFTIMFTQAQFDAELPRETLSKIHLVDLAGSEQADATHTTGVRLKESANINKSLVTLGSVISALADLSVGGQSAKKKHIFIPYRDSVLTWLLKDSLGGNSMTTMIATISPADVNYGESLNTLRYATRAKNIMNSPTVNEDGSVKVIRELQTEVTRLRKLLEEATQVFHGELSSSVKVKDKLRQNEAKVEALTKEWTRKWRETQSILQEETVALRKAGSGVILDCQLPHLIGINEGLLRTGVILYYLKEGRTLIGSAEVPCSQGIVPHGPGLLGEHCVIENRAGTVTLLPQDGGLCSVNGCVVTDPCQLTQGAIIQLGEGPVLRFNHPIEVSQLREKRQSRLQSVFSLSLTDLSKSTENPAKVMLQNSG, from the exons ATGTCTTCTGTGCGTGTAGCGGTCCGAGTCCGACCACTGAACAAAAG agaaaagcagctgtCGTCGAAGGTGATAGTTCACATTAAAGGGAACACAACAACTATTCGTAAG CCTCCACCTGTTCGACTGGACCAGCTGAAGGACAGCGTGAAAACCTTTTCTTTTGACTTCTCATACGACTCCTCTGACAGAGGAAGGCCCACGTTTGCATCTCAGAAGAAG ATTTTTCAAGACTTGGGCACGGATGTCTTGAAAGCTGCATTTGATGGGTTCAATGCCTGTGTGTTTGCCTATGGTCAAACAGGCTCAGGGAAGTCGTACACCATGATGGGTCATAAA GAAGATAAAGGTTTAATCCCGTGGATCTGTGAAGGACTGTTCACAGAGAGAGCGCACAGATGCAAGAGTGATGGCGTGTCCTTCCACACAGAGGTCAG CTATCTGGAGATCTACAATGAGCACGTCCAAGACCTTCTCCGGAAGAGAACACCACCCACAGATGGTGGAGGCTTGAGAGTGAGGGAGCACCCCAGGGATGGACCTTATGTAGAGA ATCTGTCCAAGCACTTGGTCCACAACCACAGTGACCTTGAGGACCTAATCGTTCTTGGCAACGCAAATCGCACCACAGCAAGCACGGGCATGAATGACTACAGCAGCCGCTCCCACGCCATCTTCACCATCATGTTCACCCAG GCGCAGTTTGATGCAGAGCTGCCACGTGAGACTCTGAGTAAGATCCACCTGGTAGACCTGGCAGGCAGTGAGCAAGCTGATGCCACGCACACCACAGGCGTCAGGCTGAAGGAAAGCGCCAACATCAACAAATCTCTGGTCACCTTGGGCAGTGTGATCTCAGCTCTGG CTGACCTCAGCGTGGGAGGACAGTCAGCAAAAAAGAAGCATATCTTCATTCCTTACAGAGACTCTGTGCTGACTTGGCTACTGAAAGACAGCCTGGGTGGAAACTCCATGACTACTATGATAGCAA CCATTTCTCCTGCTGATGTGAACTATGGGGAGTCCCTGAACACTCTGCGCTATGCCACCCGAGCTAAAAACATAATGAACTCTCCCACTGTGAATGAAGACGGCAGCGTGAAGGTGATCAGAGAGCTGCAGACAGAGGTCACCAGGCTCCGAAAACTGCTAGAAGAAGCCACTCAG GTTTTCCATGGGGAGCTGTCGTCTTCTGTGAAGGTGAAGGATAAACTGCGTCAGAATGAGGCAAAA GTTGAAGCCCTGACTAAGGAGTGGACCAGAAAATGGAGGGAGACTCAGAGTATTCTACAG GAGGAGACTGTGGCTCTGAGGAAGGCGGGAAGTGGAGTCATCTTGGACTGCCAGTTACCTCATCTCATCGGCATCAATGAAGGCCTGCTCAGGACTGGAGTCATCCTCTATtatttaaaa GAGGGCAGAACCTTGATTGGGAGTGCAGAAGTTCCATGCAGTCAGGGTATCG TGCCTCATGGGCCTGGGCTCCTCGGTGAACATTGTGTGATTGAGAACCGTGCTGGGACCGTGACTCTCCTCCCTCAGGATGGTGGACTGTGTTCAGTCAACGGCTGTGTGGTCACTGATCCCTGCCAGCTGACTCAGG GTGCAATCATACAACTAGGAGAAGGACCTGTGCTCCGGTTTAACCACCCGATTGAAGTTTCCCAgctgagagagaaaagacag AGTAGGCTGCAGTCTGTCTTCAGCCTGTCTTTGACTGACTTATCCAAATCTACTGAGAATCCTGCAAAGGTGATGCTGCAAAATTCAGGGTAA
- the LOC127537372 gene encoding epoxide hydrolase 1-like isoform X1, producing the protein MQRLQALKETFFGLDVVQQQILSAVVVVGLLAYLMSRSRKQKVKTIPLGEGWWGAGEKPLSEDQKIYPFTVQTSDKEIEDLYERIDRTRYTDPLEDSRFHYGFNSTHLKKVVSYWRHEFDWKKQVAVLNQYPHFKTRIEGLDIHFIHVRPPHRENQKVLPLMMVHGWPGSFYEFYKILPLLTQNHDGIAFEVICPSIPGYGYSEASHKQGFDSFAAARIFLTLMERLGFSQFYLQGGDWGSLITTNMSQMKPHCVKGLHLNVCMPARGFKMLLSLMIGPYLPFLVGFSREDVRRLFPYFEKNVYSILRESGYMHIQATKPDTAGCGVNDSPVGLAAYILEKFSSWTDMKNRDLVDGGLERKFSLDDLLTNVMIYWTTGSIISSMRFYKENFQTDITSRVDAKTGIFVPTGLAAFPDELMHTPKSWAQMRYRNIRSYTFMPRGGHFPAFEEPQLLANDIVQFVKKVEKF; encoded by the exons ATGCAGAGACTGCAAGCTCTTAA GGAAACTTTCTTTGGCTTGGATGTGGTCCAGCAGCAGATTCTGTCTGCTGTGGTGGTAGTTGGACTACTGGCATACCTGATGTCCAGAAGCAGAAAGCAAAAAGTGAAAACTATTCCACTTGGTGAGGGATGGTggggagcaggagagaagccgCTGTCAGAGGACCAGAAAATCTACCCTTTTACAGTCCAAACCTCAGACAAAGAGATTGAG GACCTCTATGAGCGCATTGACAGAACCCGCTACACAGATCCTTTAGAAGACAGCCGCTTCCATTACGGCTTCAATTCCACTCATCTCAAGAAAGTGGTTTCCTATTGGAGGCATGAGTTTGACTGGAAAAAGCAGGTGGCAGTGCTTAACCAGTATCCACACTTCAAAACCAGAATCGAAG GACTGGATATTCACTTCATCCACGTTCGGCCACCACACCGTGAGAATCAGAAGGTTCTGCCTTTAATGATGGTTCACGGCTGGCCTGGCTCCTTCTATGAGTTCTACAAGATTCTGCCCCTTCTCACACAGAACCATGATGGTATTGCTTTTGAGGTCATATGCCCATCTATCCCTGGCTACGGTTACTCAGAAGCCTCTCACAAACAAG gttttgacagttttgctgCTGCCCGAATCTTCCTGACTCTGATGGAGCGTTTGGGGTTCTCCCAGTTCTATCTGCAGGGAGGAGACTGGGGCTCGCTCATCACTACCAACATGTCACAGATGAAGCCTCA CTGTGTGAAAGGTCTCCACCTAAATGTGTGCATGCCAGCAAgaggttttaaaatgctcttgtCCCTCATGATCGGCCCTTATCTGCCCTTCCTGGTTGGCTTTAGTCGAGAAGATGTTCGCCGGTTGTTCCCTTACTTTGAGAAGAATGTGTACAGTATCCTGAGGGAATCTGGCTACATGCACATTCAGGCCACTAAACCAGACACTGCAG GCTGTGGAGTGAATGACTCTCCTGTAGGCTTGGCAGCTTACATTCTGGAAAAGTTCTCCTCCTGGACTGACATGAAGAACAGAGATCTGGTGGATGGTGGGCTGGAGAG aaaattcaGCCTGGATGACCTCCTGACAAATGTCATGATCTACTGGACCACAGGCTCCATAATATCCTCCATGCGCTTCTACAAAGAGAACTTCCAGACTGATATTACCAGCAGAGTGGATGCAAA GACCGGGATATTTGTCCCCACTGGCCTGGCTGCCTTCCCTGATGAGCTGATGCATACTCCTAAATCATGGGCACAAATGAGGTATCGAAACATCCGCTCCTACACTTTTATGCCTCGAGGTGGTCACTTTCCTGCCTTTGAAGAACCCCAGCTTCTAGCCAACGACATTGTCCAATTTGTCAAGAAAGTGGAGAAGTTCTAA
- the mad2l1bp gene encoding MAD2L1-binding protein has translation MMQCGKDPAQSFKNMAEDLDIFKPTSIPADSVNTSIVSSGDTAIKRRLSFSSEREISQEEPNMTGSVETVQNVSDDSGSCRLSPQTVNTRFKTKHGLNVIIVNSSEDKENTAVPPTNITQDKIQEEDISGRGNVESSTVTGSNQHTTSEDRDAEVVRRAQEEGCVNVVFPGTVTQEGCCRFVSEILKCILYQRQQLPMTYDQLVYSQKKQQTSVQDKDAVSRRPVQSADMDWRKCQQTLQELEEVLQHLEVLFSLSKVPRVLLLIGGTLIVPKELYEINMEDLVLAGGDQCLRVSSCLRQLFRTLFVADLLSDTRPVRLMPTTVLVMAHRDCGVGWFRPKLQFKVPTRVKKQIIALSTDPSICKEPRAEGSDWEDYVWFQAPMNIKGFSN, from the exons ATGATGCAGTGCGGCAAAGATCCAGCGCAGTCGTTCAAAAATATGGCAGAAGACTTGGATATATTTAAACCAACTTCTATCCCTGCAGACTCGGTAAATACGTCCATAGTTAGCAGCGGAGACACGGCGATAAAGAGGCGTCTGTCGTTTTCGTCAGAAAGAGAAATTAGCCAGGAGGAGCCGAACATGACGGGTTCAGTAGAAACGGTACAAAATGTTTCCGACGACTCTGGTTCATGTCGACTCTCTCCACAGACCGTTAACACACGTTTCAAGACGAAACATGGTTTAAATGTAATAATCGTGAACAGTAGCGAAGACAAGGAAAACACTGCTGTGCCGCCTACAAACATCACTCAAG ACAAAATACAAGAGGAGGACATTTCTGGTCGGGGAAATGTTGAAAGTTCCACTGTGACTGGCAGTAATCAACACACTACCTCAGAGGACAGAGATGCTGAGGTGGTGAGGAGAGCACAGGAGGAAGGCTGTGTGAACGTGGTGTTTCCTGGCACTGTAACGCAGGAAGGCTGCTGTCGTTTCGTCAGTGAGATCCTCAAGTGCATTCTCTATCAGAGACAGCAGCTCCCCATGACGTACGACCAGCTAGTATACTCTCAGAAGAAACAGCAAACTTCAGTGCAG gataAAGACGCGGTGAGTCGGAGACCAGTGCAGTCTGCAGACATGGACTGGCGCAAATGTCAGCAGACGCttcaggagctggaggaggtgcTGCAGCATCTGGAGGTGCTATTTTCTCTCAGCAAAGTGCCGCGTGTGTTACTGTTGATAGGCGGCACCCTCATCGTCCCCAAAGAGCTGTATGAGATCAACATGGAGGATCTGGTATTAGCTGGTGGAGATCAGTGTCTGCGAGTGTCGTCATGCTTGAGGCAGCTCTTCCGCACTCTTTTTGTGGCCGACCTTTTGTCCGACACCAGACCTGTGCGATTAATGCCCACCACAGTCTTGGTGATGGCTCACAGGGATTGCGGTGTGGGGTGGTTCCGCCCTAAACTACAATTTAAAGTCCCAACTCgtgtgaaaaaacaaatcattgctCTGTCTACTGATCCCAGCATCTGCAAGGAACCAAGGGCAGAAGGGTCAGACTGGGAGGATTATGTATGGTTTCAGGCACCCATGAATATTAAGGGCTTCAGCAACTGA
- the LOC127537372 gene encoding epoxide hydrolase 1-like isoform X2 produces the protein MQRLQALKETFFGLDVVQQQILSAVVVVGLLAYLMSRSRKQKVKTIPLGEGWWGAGEKPLSEDQKIYPFTVQTSDKEIEDLYERIDRTRYTDPLEDSRFHYGFNSTHLKKVVSYWRHEFDWKKQVAVLNQYPHFKTRIEGLDIHFIHVRPPHRENQKVLPLMMVHGWPGSFYEFYKILPLLTQNHDGIAFEVICPSIPGYGYSEASHKQGFDSFAAARIFLTLMERLGFSQFYLQGGDWGSLITTNMSQMKPHCVKGLHLNVCMPARGFKMLLSLMIGPYLPFLVGFSREDVRRLFPYFEKNVYSILRESGYMHIQATKPDTAGCGVNDSPVGLAAYILEKFSSWTDMKNRDLVDGGLERKFSLDDLLTNVMIYWTTGSIISSMRFYKENFQTDITSRVDAKTGIFVPTGLAAFPDELMHTPKSWAQMRYRNIRSYTFMPRGGHFPAFEEPQLLANDIVQFVKKVEKF, from the exons GGAAACTTTCTTTGGCTTGGATGTGGTCCAGCAGCAGATTCTGTCTGCTGTGGTGGTAGTTGGACTACTGGCATACCTGATGTCCAGAAGCAGAAAGCAAAAAGTGAAAACTATTCCACTTGGTGAGGGATGGTggggagcaggagagaagccgCTGTCAGAGGACCAGAAAATCTACCCTTTTACAGTCCAAACCTCAGACAAAGAGATTGAG GACCTCTATGAGCGCATTGACAGAACCCGCTACACAGATCCTTTAGAAGACAGCCGCTTCCATTACGGCTTCAATTCCACTCATCTCAAGAAAGTGGTTTCCTATTGGAGGCATGAGTTTGACTGGAAAAAGCAGGTGGCAGTGCTTAACCAGTATCCACACTTCAAAACCAGAATCGAAG GACTGGATATTCACTTCATCCACGTTCGGCCACCACACCGTGAGAATCAGAAGGTTCTGCCTTTAATGATGGTTCACGGCTGGCCTGGCTCCTTCTATGAGTTCTACAAGATTCTGCCCCTTCTCACACAGAACCATGATGGTATTGCTTTTGAGGTCATATGCCCATCTATCCCTGGCTACGGTTACTCAGAAGCCTCTCACAAACAAG gttttgacagttttgctgCTGCCCGAATCTTCCTGACTCTGATGGAGCGTTTGGGGTTCTCCCAGTTCTATCTGCAGGGAGGAGACTGGGGCTCGCTCATCACTACCAACATGTCACAGATGAAGCCTCA CTGTGTGAAAGGTCTCCACCTAAATGTGTGCATGCCAGCAAgaggttttaaaatgctcttgtCCCTCATGATCGGCCCTTATCTGCCCTTCCTGGTTGGCTTTAGTCGAGAAGATGTTCGCCGGTTGTTCCCTTACTTTGAGAAGAATGTGTACAGTATCCTGAGGGAATCTGGCTACATGCACATTCAGGCCACTAAACCAGACACTGCAG GCTGTGGAGTGAATGACTCTCCTGTAGGCTTGGCAGCTTACATTCTGGAAAAGTTCTCCTCCTGGACTGACATGAAGAACAGAGATCTGGTGGATGGTGGGCTGGAGAG aaaattcaGCCTGGATGACCTCCTGACAAATGTCATGATCTACTGGACCACAGGCTCCATAATATCCTCCATGCGCTTCTACAAAGAGAACTTCCAGACTGATATTACCAGCAGAGTGGATGCAAA GACCGGGATATTTGTCCCCACTGGCCTGGCTGCCTTCCCTGATGAGCTGATGCATACTCCTAAATCATGGGCACAAATGAGGTATCGAAACATCCGCTCCTACACTTTTATGCCTCGAGGTGGTCACTTTCCTGCCTTTGAAGAACCCCAGCTTCTAGCCAACGACATTGTCCAATTTGTCAAGAAAGTGGAGAAGTTCTAA